From Triticum aestivum cultivar Chinese Spring chromosome 4A, IWGSC CS RefSeq v2.1, whole genome shotgun sequence, a single genomic window includes:
- the LOC123085512 gene encoding protein IN2-1 homolog B, which yields MSSLAFPCRSSPLTPASISPPVPSPCIKIRRSRPAAPHRRLIAARSSSSPRTVAMAAAAAAAAPVISPKENLPPSLTSTSEPPPLFGGTTRLYVAYHCPYAQRAWIARNYKGLQDKIKIVGIDLANRPAWYKEKVYPQNKVPSLEHNNQVKGESLDLVKYIDSNFDGPALLPDDSAKKQFAEELLVYTDEFNKALYSSITSKGDVAEETVAALDKIEAALGKFSDGPFFLGQFSLVDIAYVPFIERFQIFFSGIKNYDITKDRPNIQKFIEEVNKIDAYTQTKLDPQFLLEHTKKRLGIE from the exons ATGAGTTCGCTCGCTTTCCCCTGCCGCTCGTCACCACTGACGCCCGCCTCCATTTCCCCTCCCGTACCGTCGCCGTGTATAAAGATCCGCCGCTCGCGACCAGCTGCTCCCCATCGCCGCCTCATCGCCGCCAGGAGTTCGAGTTCCCCCCGAAccgtcgccatggccgccgccgctgccgctgccgcaccGGTCAT CTCCCCGAAAGAAAATCTGCCCCCTTCGCTGACCTCCACCTCCGAGCCCCCGCCCCTCTTCGGCGGCACCACCAG GCTGTATGTTGCATATCACTGCCCGTACGCGCAGCGCGCTTGGATTGCCAGGAACTACAAG GGTTTGCAAGACAAGATCAAGATAGTCGGGATCGATCTCGCAAACAGGCCGGCTTGGTACAAGGAGAAGGTTTACCCACAGAACAAG GTGCCTTCACTGGAGCATAACAACCAAGTGAAAGGAGAGAGCTTGGATTTGGTCAAGTACATTGACAGCAATTTCGATGGCCCAGCATTGCTCCCTGAT GATTCTGCAAAGAAGCAGTTTGCTGAGGAGCTTCTTGTGTACACCGACGAGTTCAATAAAGCACTATACTCATCCATAACCTCCAAGGGAGATGTGGCAGAGGAAACTG TTGCTGCGCTGGATAAAATAGAAGCTGCCCTGGGAAAGTTCAGTGATGGCCCTTTCTTCCTTGGCCAGTTCAGTTTG GTGGACATTGCATATGTGCCATTTATCGAAAGGTTTCAGATATTCTTTTCTGGTATCAAAAACTATGATATCACCAAGGACAGACCGAACATTCAGAAATTCATCGAG GAAGTGAACAAGATCGATGCGTACACGCAAACGAAGCTGGACCCACAATTTCTGCTTGAACACACAAAGAAGCGGCTTGGG ATTGAGTGA